ATGCTCGAGTGtacgggcggtgggagtctgagtgcctcccccgacctTAGAAGGTAAACTGTTTATGTGGTACTTTGACTATGTGAACCTGGCTAGAATTTGCTGGTCTACTTGACCAGTTGTGATGTATGATCATTCTGGGAATTATTTTCCATCCTTCGTACCTGTTACTCTAGTATTATGAACTCCTATTCTTagttggctgaaagccaagggTACCTAGGCTCTTTGTTTGCCCCctctccctccccccccccccccgtgtgAGCACTACTCAAGGTCCATTTGAGGCCCTTGCGAACTCTGACACACTAAGGGTTTTGCCTTAGTCATTTCTCTAACCCCCAAACTATCCCTAATGCTCTACTTCCCTATCATGTGATGTGTTTCATGTTGGTTGTTCCAAGTGATGCAATACTTGGTGTTATAAGGATGGTTCTTTGATTAAGGTATAAGTCTGCTATGCCAGCAGTTTTGAAGACCGAGTAAGGCTGGGTATTTAGTTATTCTATTTGGGCCTGCTACAGGCCTGTCTATTTTCGTGTAATATTACTATTGTATTATCAATTTGGGTCTGTAATAATAATCTTTGTATAAACGATTGGGGTGGTAGTAAAAGGGGATGGGGTAGATTCTAATATTAATGTATagtgggtagaaaacatgccaaTAGGATTGAATGATGCTTTTGCCTTATGTGGTCCATTCTCTATGAACACTGTCGAAAGCATGCCATTAGGAAAACACACAAACTTGCACTATTTGTTGATTAGTAAAGCATGAGCTCAAATGTCCCAATATCTTTGTTGTTATGTGTTATTAGAGAACCATGCCCCTAGGAAATACATGTAATTGAATTCTCTGTTAATTGGCATTACTGCAGCATATACACTAGAGATCATGCATATAGGACTCTAATCATGTCATTTGTTATGGTATTGCTTATTTCATCTAGAGAATCTGCCTATAAGGTTTAACAATAAAATCAGTCTCCCAATAGTTAatcattagaaatcctgcttgTAGGATGCCATTGTGTCTTAATATAACTGGTAATGACACCCCTTTAACACTGTTCGTATCTCATCTAGGCCATTATCAAGCGTCTGAGTAATTCTAATTTTCCACTCTCTCTATTGCATAAATCACCTAGGCGCAATAATTATAGGATTAATAATTGAGGAATTTTCCTTCTCAATGATCAGTGTGTAATAACCTATGCAATCCCATCTATGAATCTCGTAGGTGCCTGTATCTGCTTGCGTGCCTTGATGCCTATaacctagatatcatgcccataGGGAGTTAAGTTCTTTAGTCTCAAATTGCCTAGCATGAAAACTTGTTTTTCACATGCATTTGTTGTGTAATTGTGGAGGCTAACTTGTGCCTTTAACTGCCTATATGTGAAGTCATACATGTTTTGTATGTCATCTAGTTTTGATATTTTCTGAGCAGCCTAAGTCAAGTCTAGAACCACCAAAAGTAGAGGTCCAATGCCTTCTGGAGCATAGGTATGGGACGGATAGTGCACGCCTAAGGCACGAtttagaatcaactagtgcgctttaggtaataacttaaagatagtaattgggtagcaggagatgatagtctgcgCCCGCTAAATAATACGAATAACACCCCATCTTGAGaaagttacgaagtattatttatgttgcacggggttaTCCTTTAGGCTacaaaacttaggaccccccatTTTATTTCCCCTTTATTTTTAATCAAGTGTTTGTACTCATTTATTCAAAGTCTTTTATAATAAGAAAGTTTCTCAAACTTCTTTCTCTATATACCTTTGTTTCTATAACAAATTCATGTAATTCCagttcggccaggacccacaGTTGTAGACCTCGAagagttcctaacaccttctctttgagataattttgagcccttactcGATCTTTGGTTATGCAAAATAGTCAAACCTGAGTCATATGCAAATATGTGTCCTAccgcaccttaaaaatcgttaggtggtgactcttctcttttaaccATTCATTTATAAGAGTTGTCACATGTCGAAGCCCGCTTTCTCAAGAACATCGGGCACGAGATCGGCTATGGAAGTaaatttaagaacttgaagttcttaagtttgattgaattggttttagggtgtgattcttagtttgaATGTTGTTTTGAATGTTCCGTGAGTTCGAGCTAGTCCGTTTTACGATcccaaacttgttggtatgtttggacggggcCTCGGGGGCAGCCGGTGCCATTCGAACGATGTTCGAGTTGATTTTGAAACTCAATAGGGCTGCTGGTCCACCAGTTCTAGTGTGCCCGCACCTGCGAGCATATTTCCGCAGATGCGATCAAGGATGGCCAGCCAagttccgcagatgcggctaGCTCTAGGCAGAAGCGGGACTGCAGAAGTGGGAGCCCGTCCATAGGTGCGGCCCAACTGGCCCAGCCAATTCCGCAAAAGTAGACACTTTGTCTGTGGAAGCGGATCCGTAGATGTGGCCAATgcaccgcagatgcaaaaatcaCTGGGGCAGTGAGATTCAATTAATACGGGCTTAAGCTATTTTCACTCATTTCTCTCACTCTTTGGGTGATTATTGGAGCTTCTTAAGAGGGATTTCCCCCTAACTTttcgaggtaagtaatttctaactaTTATGAGTTTAATACATTGATTGTGGGTAGATTTCAACACGAAAATTGGTAGAAATCATGGGTTAGATAAAAAACCTAGGGTTTGACAAGAATgagattttaccacgaaattgaCCATGAAACTTAGtgataatcatatatttatgtccATAGATCATGGGTAACAACTTCCTTTGAAAATtttcggaattcgggcacgtgggcccaggggtgaaTCTTAGGAATCTTGCTTttggggttgggtaatcactttaatagttatAATACGAACTTTTGAACCTATAATGATTagtttttacactatttgaatagttttggattggTCGGCTCCGCtttgagggtttgagcgcattcttaaGTTTGGAAGTAGgatttgagacgaggtaagtttcttttctaaccttgtaagaaggaaatttccccataggtaaacttaattaatatgtgGTTATttttgggggctacgtacgcacgaagtgacgagagtccgtacgtagctactattcctgATGTGCCCAGGTAGTTTAGGCTTACACCATGCTTTTTGGACACTATTAACTAATCATATTTGTAATAAAGTactacaagttagtgagggattaagaggttaattcctaggttgcataggttgtaatctataagttgctcagtagtgaagtcgaaatcctacaagggtaggtcgtggtttttaatcccgttgagctaGGAATTTTCCACATAAAATTCCTCTTGTCATCTACTTACTGTAGTTTGCATGTGTTCTATTGAACCTGATAGAGAACCTTGTTCTTTATAGAGTTTTGTAGACCCTTatattatatcaattaatatcatAGAGGGTTCTTCtatcaggttaacacctagaaaggatcatCATGGCTGCTCCCTAAAACTTCAAAGAAGGCCAGTCTACTTACGTATCACCTAAGTTCAACGGTCAATATTATGGATGGTGGAAGACTAGGATGCACAACTTCAATAAGGCTGAAGATTCTGATCTATGGGATGTTATATGTGACGGACCCTTTGTTCCTACCAAGAACCTTGGCGACCCAGTTGTAGCCATCCCCAAGACGATGAATGATTACAATGACACTGATCGAAAGGCCATAGAAGAAAATTTTCATCCAAAGAAAATTCTTGCTTGTGGTATTCGTCTTGATGAATATAACAGGATATTAGCATGTCAATCCACAAAAGAAATATGGGAGGCTCTTCAGACAGTTCACAAGGGAACAACACAAGTGAAACAATCCAAGATTGATATGCTCACAACTGAATATGAGCTCTTCAGAATGAAAGATGATGAATCCATCCAAGATATGCATACTCGATTCTCCTCTATCATCAATGAGCTTCGCTCTCTTGGTGAAATTGTTCCAAGAAACAAGCTTGTCAGGAAAATCCTTAGTGTAATACCcagttcttgggaaagcaaagtaAATGACATTACAGAGGCGAAAACTTGCAGACACTGACCATGGATGAACTTGTTAGAAACTTGAAAACTtataaaatgaagaagaagaagtacaATGAAAGAAGAGAAACCAAGAGGGAAAAGAACCTGGTCCTCAAGATAGACATCAATGATTCAGGTGGTGAGGATGGTAAAATGGCTTACTTGACAAGAAGATTCCAGAAGATGGTTCGTAGGAATGGAGGCATTCAAAAAAAAGGGAAGTTCTAGCAAGCAAAGAAATTATGACCTTTGTCATAAATGTGGCAAGATAGAACACTTCATCAAGGATTGCCCTCTCCTAAAGCAAGATCATTACAATAAAAACTTTGATAAAGTAGCCAAGAGGAACCTGGATCCTAATAAATGCTTCAACGGAAAGTATGACACTGACATTGTTGTAAAGCAAGATCTTGCTTCATGGGGAGACTCATCCAGCGAATCTGAAAAAGAAAATGAGCATGGTGGCAGTTCAATGATGGCAGTGGAAAATGAAGCAACTGAGTATGATTCAATCTTTGCTTTGATGGATCAATTTGATGACGATGAAGATGACGacgatgatgaggtaaatttctggatgttcagagaaatctaaaaTCTTGCTCTTCTAAAAAGCTCATGTCGTTAGCAAatgtattaattgatgcataccatagtcttataaatgataaaaatgcatTAACTATGGAATTAGAAGAAGATGAACAAACTAGAGGTGACCTAGTAGTCGTTGTAGTTGATTTGAAAGAAACAATAGAGAAACTGAAAAATGAAAAGGATGCCTTAGATAAGAAAATTGCCAGTatagaacatgaaagagatgaTCTAATGGTTGTTATGGTTGACTTAAAAGAAACCATTGAGTGTGTaagtaaagaaaaagaaactttaaCTGAGATAGTTGTTATCATTGAGCAAGAGAGAGATCACCTAGCAGTGGTGGTAGTAGACTTGAAGGAGACAATTGAGGAACTTAAAATGGAAAGTAGGCCTGGAAACTCTAAAAAGGGAACTGAAGTTGCGAGTGAGgcacacattaagcttgaaaatgaATTAAATTTGGTGAAGACCAGTCTGTGTGCTAAGCTTGAAAGCAAAAACTTTAGGAAGAACTAGGGAAAGTGAAGAGTGATCTTGAAAAATCtcttaagtggacctggtcctctgatgCTATTACTGCCACACATGTTAACAATAGGGGAAACAAACAGGGAATTGGGTTTCAAAGGGAGAAGACTCcctacaaccctcatagcaagtatGTTATTGTATCCGACAATTGTTGTGTACCCAATGTGGAAACAATGTGCACCTCAAGGAAAACTGCAAGGCCAGGGTTCAGTCTCATCAGAAAATAAAGTCTTTGCTGAGAAAGTAACTACTACTAGAGGACCTAGTCCCTCATATAGAAAATGCATGATGCCTGCATGGACCAAAAGATTCTTCATTCACCCTTTTCCTCATtacaaatgacccaaactagtttgggttcctataTCTAACTCTGATtttcttgtgcagggaacagtaaAAGGAAGTAGCCTACAAATGGTAGATGGATAGTGGTTTCTCAAAAGCACGTAACTGGAAATACAGTCGATTTCCTTTCACTAAAAGTCCTGCAaagagggagtgtatcctttgggaATAGCAAAAAGGGATACATTCTAGGAGTTGGAAGGAATGGAAAGTCACTTGCTCACTcaattgagaatgtgtactatgtcaatggtatgaagtacagtctcttgagtgtttcTCAAATATGTGATGAGGGAAATAAAGCAGAATTTTTTCCTAGATATGCACAATCACAAATCTTGTGACTGGTAAGGTGGTGCTTGTGGTAAAAAGATACAAGAATAATTATGTTGTTGTGTTTGAGTCTCTGTAAAGTGGTGATCTATGTTGTTTTTAGAGCTATTGGTGACAATGCTAAACTATGGGATAGAAGGCTCGAACATGCAAGCTTTTCATTACTGAATAAACTGGTCCAAAAGGACCTAGTTCGCGGTCTTCCCAAGTCGAGCTTCAAGGAACACAAAGTGTGTGATGCTTGTGCAAAAGGAAAGCATGTCAGATCTTCATTCAAGCCTAAAAAGATAGTTAGCACCTCAAGTCCACTTGATCTTcttcatatggatctatgtggactAATGAGGGAGCAAAACAGAAGAGGAAGAAGACATATCTTGTGATAGTGAATGACTACTCCAGCTTCACTTGGACTTTGTTCCTAAGAACCAAGGATGAGATCTTTCAAGTATTTGTGGCTTTTGTCAAGAAGATCTAACTCAAGATGGAAATAAATGTGTCTTGCATCAGATCAGATCATAAGACAGAGTTTGATAGTGCCAGATTGGATGAATTCTGTATTGAAAGTGGGATTACTCACCACTTATCACCTCCAAGAACACCGCAGCAAAGTGGAGTTGTGGAAAAGAAGAACATGACTCTTAAGATATGGCACGATCAATATTAATTGATAGAGGGATTGCAAATATCTTCACCAAAGTTGTTGACTCATTTGAGGACATTTGACTATAAATGTTATGTTCTCAATAATGGAAAAGATAAGCTTGGAAAATTTGATTCTAAAAGAGATGAAGGAATCTTCCTGGTTTACTCGTCTCAAAAAGGGGCAGGAATGCTAATCAAGATGAAGAACCCTTATTGATTCCAGGTGAGGTTAACATGGCAAATAGGAAGGTAGACATGATGAGTCATGTCAAGGAATCCAGTAAATATAGTACAACTACTTCTCCATCCATTAGCGAGGAACATGGTCCTACGATTACAACAGAAGCTGAAGATAGAGTCGTTGATGCAGTTCAAGGTATGGCACCTGGTTCCTCGACCTACATATCGAGATATTATAGGAACCAAGTGGGTATTCTAGAACATTGATAAGTTAGCAAAAGTACATCAAGGAGTTGCTGAAAAATATTTGACATAGAAGCATCAAAAGTCATCGACACTCCCATTGCCACAACTACACATCTAGacatggatgaacctggttctCCTGTAAATCAAACCATGCATAGAGGCATCACTGGATCTATCCTGTATTTCACTGCAATCAGACCAAACAATGTGTTCAGAGTGAGTTTCTGTGCAAGGTTTCAGTcaaatccaaaggagtctcaTCTGAAGACTGCTgaaagaattttgagatatctTAAAGGAACATAGGACCTGGTTATCTACTATCCTTCAGGTGATAATTTGATCTCATTGGGTATGATGATACTGATTATACAGGTTATCTGGTAGATAGGAAAAGCACGACTAGAATGGAACATTCTCTGGATTCCTGTCTTATCTCATGGGGtacaaggaagcaaaattcaATGGCACTCTCAGCAGCTAAAATAGAATATGTAGCAGTCGCGTCCTGCtatgctcaattgttgtggatcagGCAGCAATTGGAAGACCTTGGGGAATACGTTGATTGTGTACCACTCTTATGCAACAATACAAGTGCACTCAATATGGCCAAAAATCTAGTCCAACACAAGAGGGTCAAGTACATTGATTACTGAAGAACAAGTTGCAAACATCTTCACCAAAGCCCTGAGAAGAAAATGTTTTGAGAAAAATCGCCTGGCACTCGGGTTGATAAAACCCAATGAGGACCCGGTTCCCAATGATTGGTTATGAAAGTCATATacaggtaaaattagctaaagtgttttctggccaagtGCATCTCATTTCTATACCGTTACAGGTAGACACACATGATGACTACAAAGCAGCTGATGCAGTACATACTGGTAAAAGGGGTTAAACTCACTTGCAAGACATGTCAGGGAACCTGGTTCTCTTGACACAAGTTAGTAGCTTCTTTGTTCTCTCATACACAATTTAAAATGGACAAAAACAATACCATATCATCAGTGTGCTAGTCTCTTTACGTTGTGTCTTTTCATCCAAAGCGTCTCACCTGCTTTGAACGATCCAACTCCCCAAGCAAAATTGATGTCGTTTCAGAACCGGACCCTCATCATAAATATGTTTATCAATATCACAACCCTTCATTTCCAAATTCAAAACCTTCTCTTTGTCTTCTCTCTTCTCAATCCACAAACTCTTTTAGTAAAACTTTACCATGTATGAAAATCAAGTAACCCCCAGTGTACCCAAGAGTACTCTCATTGAGTCCACACCAGTTAGAACTCCAGTGGTAGACTCCTCCACCAACACAATCGTCAGTCCAAACCCTAAAGCAGAGTCTCCTCCACACTCTACTCCCTCATCTACCCACTCAGATTATGTTCCTTATCAAAGTCACGAGAAGTTGACTCGAGCAAGTCTGAGAATTCATGTCCTCCTCCAATCTCACTCATCGAACAGGGTGAACAGGGTGAGTAGGGTGATTTTGTTTAAAGGGAAAATCAGGAAACATCGACGACCTCCATGGAAGATCCCTCTAGTGAAAATCCAGTGATTAGTCATGAAAAGGCTGAGACAACCATAATAGGTTGCGATTCTACAGGTATCACTCCTCCCTATATTGAAAGTTCCATGGAACCACAAGAAAAGGAAGCAATAGAAAATATGCTCTCCATCGCTTCAGAATGGGTTGTTGTAGAGGAAGGTTCAGAGGGGTCTGAGTCTTAGGAGGAAGAGCCTCAGCCCACAAAAGAAAGGGGAGCACTTGTACCATTTGAACAACCGGCACAAGATGATGTTACTGGGGTTCTAAATGATTGACCTGATCCCTCCGTGGAGGATCCAGGTCAGGGGTCATCTCCCTAGGCCAGTGTTGATCCTTCTCCTTCTCCCCACTTATTAGGGCTAGGAGTAAGCTAGTTTCAGCTCCATAGCCAACCCCTAAGTGACTCACTACACGGTTGCAGAAAAAGGAGCTCTAGAGTCTGCTCTCAAGAAAAGTTAAAGgagtaaaaagaaagaaaaggctgGTAAAGGATGGAAAAGTTATGCATGAAAAGATTGTACTTGTGGTAAATGTGAATGAGGAAGTAGAAGAGGAACCTATTTCCTTAACTCATAAGTCCTCAAGGCAAAAGCACTCTCactctcaatccaaaataaacaCTTTTACAAAAGTATATGAGGAGGGGGTGCAGAGTTTTTATGCTGACCTCTTCACAGTTAAAGACGATCAAATCTATGTGTTGGTAAATGGGGGAACATATTGATGGATTCAGCCGTATTGGGGTCAATTTTGGGTGTTCCTGCTGAGGGATGTCGTCTGTTCGGGGTGCCTGCACGTCAAATTCAAGAAATGCCATTGGTAATGACAAGGCAATCCAGCAAGGGAAACAGGTACACAAGAAGGAACTCCTTCCAGTATATCAGTTGCTTTTTGAGATGGTTAACAAAGTGTTGCTTCTTCGCGCTGAGAGGAGATCTATTATGTCCAAAGCTGACATGCTCCTTATGAAGCCTTGGATAATTTTACCACCATCAATCTGCCTGGGATAATGATTGAGCATATGCAAAAGGTGGAAAACTTTAAGGATGGCAACCATGGACTACCATATGGGTTTCTACTCACAAAGGTATTTGAATTCTTCAAAGTGCCTTTGGGACAGGCCAAAGTGGGCACTAAAAAGCAAACCTTCTCCAAAACCACTGATCGAGTCCAagcctacactactattgagtagagaGGGTGGTCGATGCAGTTTTATCCCAACTAGgttgggatcgaatccacagggagttaataaTTGGAATTAGGTTTATATCTAAGCTAGATGCGGGCTTGGAGTCTAATTACACTTCCACAAGTTTTGGGCTTGATTTCTACTTCTAACTTTACTCTAAAGATTGAAATAATTGAAACAAAGGACAATATTTCTGTAGTTATTTTGAAATGTTTAAAGAGACTAGGGTCGTGACTtctacctaggtggatatctaatgGATAGTAAAATCTAGGGCAAGCTCGTGATTAGTTGTGATCGTAATATATCTATCACACCGGggttctcactctatacctctcggtaatttgagtgattttgcccaatttggctttctcaaatCCAAATGGTTATTCATACAAATCAAATGATAgtagctcaagtcgggtattactatctttaggtttaaccctttaattagggatatcaatttcttgagttcacccgaattccttgttggcctagttatcctagacttagtccctctttatCAAGTAGAGATTatgtcataaaggcatgaatcaatgtttgcagccattaattctatagttctagcaagaactaggctaaatatcactaaaccattcacattcaagccctaaaatcaAATACCCATCAAATAACCACACTAGGTTTGAGTCACAACCccatgggtttagctactcatcgAAATAACAGAAATTAAAGATGAAATGAAGATAAAATTCATAATACTAGATTAAAGGATGAAAATCTAATCTTAAAAGAtgaattttgtataaaatttccCGAAATAGAAAACTCAGTCGTCTCAAGTGCTCCTCTAATACATAACATAACCTAATAATATCAAAAAGATCTacttatactaagctgaaaatatctgacaaaatAACCCTGTagaggttgtgcggccgcataattctgagtgcggccgcactcttgctttcgcggccgcacaattctgagTGCGGTTCGCGTTCTTCAATTTGGATCTGTGTTGAGCTGAGCTGTCGCTGACAGCATAATTTCTATCACAGCCGTATAAGGGACAACTGCAGCGGCACAATGCTGACGCGGAATGCACTTCTCTCTGTTGCTCAAATTGTAAGCTCTCTGAACCTCATCATCGCGGTCTGCGTAATTTCAATCGCGGTCGCACAGGGACTTTCGCCGCCGCATATTATTGGTGCGGTCCGTGCTCATCCTTTAGTCAAAAAATCacactctctgaatctcccttatGCGGACCGTGTAATTATGCTCACGGCCATACAATATTTATGCGGTCCGCGCTTCAGAGCTCTTTTCCCAGCATTGGTTTTTGTTCAGCTTTTGACTCCTTTGTGAGTTAATTAAGGTTCCTTTGGCTAATTTTGAACAATTCCTGCAAGCAAGAATATTTCATTAGTTTTCAAAAATACTTTCAAGCATTTTTCGCCTaaaacacaagtaaaagagagcaaataataggttaaaatttctgcttatcaacttccccaaacttaagcttttgcttgtcctcaagcataTAAGGTAATTCCTACCTCCACTAGAACAAAAAGATATTTTAGATGGCCTAAGGTGAATGAATcatgcatcaattgggactaacaattaccctcaacacaaatgaATTTTCAACAACACCATGTTTTGACCTTTTGAGTAccatagttctaatgtgacactagagcttcaagagttgacttaattcaccaaggaagctcgctctattatgtaggtcattgtggaatccaaactcctcctcctctactaTCCATAAGAAAATCTCACTTTTGGAATGTAACACTCAAACACGGATTGTGAAGAAGTACGCTcttctctctcaaaagaatgacacaagtccgactctaagtaccataagctttccctttatgtaaatcaccac
This sequence is a window from Nicotiana sylvestris chromosome 3, ASM39365v2, whole genome shotgun sequence. Protein-coding genes within it:
- the LOC104230269 gene encoding uncharacterized protein yields the protein MHNFNKAEDSDLWDVICDGPFVPTKNLGDPVVAIPKTMNDYNDTDRKAIEENFHPKKILACGIRLDEYNRILACQSTKEIWEALQTVHKGTTQVKQSKIDMLTTEYELFRMKDDESIQDMHTRFSSIINELRSLGEIVPRNKLVRKILSVIPSSWESKVNDITEAKTCRH
- the LOC138887684 gene encoding uncharacterized protein, with the translated sequence MDELVRNLKTYKMKKKKYNERRETKREKNLVLKIDINDSGGEDGKMAYLTRRFQKMIEHFIKDCPLLKQDHYNKNFDKVAKRNLDPNKCFNGKYDTDIVVKQDLASWGDSSSESEKENEHGGSSMMAVENEATEYDSIFALMDQFDDDEDDDDDELMSLANVLIDAYHSLINDKNALTMELEEDEQTRGDLVVVVVDLKETIEKLKNEKDALDKKIASIEHERDDLMVVMVDLKETIECVSKEKETLTEIVVIIEQERDHLAVVVVDLKETIEELKMESRPGNSKKGTEVASEAHIKLENELNLEELGKVKSDLEKSLKWTWSSDAITATHVNNRGNKQGIGFQREKTPYNPHSKAIGDNAKLWDRRLEHASFSLLNKLVQKDLVRGLPKSSFKEHKVCDACAKGKHVRSSFKPKKIVSTSSPLDLLHMDLCGLMREQNRRGRRHIL